Proteins encoded in a region of the bacterium genome:
- the rbfA gene encoding 30S ribosome-binding factor RbfA: MNSRGDRIRKALIKELSDIIQHKIKDPRIKGIISVTDVELSPDNKYAKAYISIFGSDDSKQEIMDAIGDSTSFIRGEISKRIRMRHTPELKFMLDESLEKGKRITDLIDKISRGEL, translated from the coding sequence ATGAATTCAAGAGGGGACCGCATAAGAAAAGCCCTTATCAAGGAACTTAGTGATATAATTCAGCACAAAATTAAAGATCCCCGTATTAAAGGAATAATTTCCGTTACAGATGTTGAACTTTCTCCTGATAATAAGTATGCCAAAGCTTATATAAGCATTTTCGGGTCAGATGACTCCAAGCAGGAGATTATGGACGCTATTGGGGACTCTACTTCTTTCATAAGAGGCGAAATAAGCAAAAGAATAAGAATGAGACACACTCCTGAGCTGAAATTTATGCTTGATGAATCACTCGAAAAAGGCAAAAGAATAACCGATTTGATAGATAAAATTTCAAGAGGCGAGCTTTAA
- the truB gene encoding tRNA pseudouridine(55) synthase TruB yields the protein MNAIKDNKKQDFFGIINVNKPKGFTSHDVVAKLRKILKIKQIGHTGTLDPMAIGVLPICIGKATKVIQYLESSKAYRAFIKLGIKTDTYDMEGEILAKTPVTLNIEEIKKHLESFNGEITQTPPIYSAVHYKGKRLYEYARKNIEINDIPTRKVTINSIELIGISDENSENPVLIVDIDCSEGTYIRSIAHDLGEKLGYGACLCDLTRTKAGKLTVDKTHTLEEIELSCETGNFNKFLMNPIEILPLELFEIDEILLDKIKKGQYFSVDSLSSLPNYYFLQLVYKNRLAAIARFEDNIIKPVNVFV from the coding sequence ATGAATGCTATAAAAGACAATAAAAAACAGGATTTCTTCGGCATAATCAATGTGAATAAGCCTAAGGGCTTTACTTCTCACGATGTGGTAGCCAAATTAAGAAAAATATTAAAAATAAAACAGATAGGTCACACAGGAACTCTTGACCCGATGGCAATAGGCGTTCTTCCTATTTGTATCGGTAAAGCCACTAAAGTAATTCAGTATCTTGAAAGTTCAAAAGCCTATAGGGCTTTTATAAAACTCGGAATTAAAACCGATACTTATGATATGGAAGGGGAAATTTTAGCAAAAACTCCTGTAACTTTAAACATAGAAGAAATAAAAAAACATCTAGAATCTTTTAATGGAGAAATAACTCAAACTCCACCTATTTATTCAGCTGTTCACTATAAGGGCAAAAGACTTTACGAATACGCAAGAAAAAATATCGAAATAAATGATATTCCGACAAGAAAAGTTACCATAAATTCAATTGAATTAATTGGGATTTCAGATGAAAATTCTGAAAATCCCGTATTAATTGTTGATATTGACTGTTCAGAAGGAACTTATATAAGATCGATTGCGCATGATTTGGGTGAAAAACTTGGATATGGAGCTTGTTTATGTGATTTAACAAGAACAAAAGCAGGCAAATTAACTGTAGACAAGACTCACACCCTTGAGGAAATAGAATTATCCTGTGAAACAGGTAATTTCAATAAATTTCTTATGAATCCTATTGAAATTTTGCCGCTTGAACTTTTTGAAATAGACGAAATTTTATTGGATAAAATAAAAAAAGGTCAGTATTTTTCTGTTGATTCTTTATCATCTTTACCAAATTATTATTTTTTACAACTTGTCTACAAAAATAGGCTTGCAGCGATTGCACGGTTTGAGGATAATATAATAAAACCTGTTAACGTTTTTGTTTAA
- a CDS encoding LmeA family phospholipid-binding protein — protein MKKISIIFAFVIVFSMFFQIIAFSSPNPAPNSCSSGAYPISSTFSRGIQKVFGLNLLTTWAAEFAIKNQISRLIQKGSVKVNVKAYSAGDLIAGKVKGFEITGKNIVYNDVYVSSVKAQSLCDFTYFDYKKNPAMLGSPLFVKYNAEITNKDFQKIFSSDTIKDSLQGIKINASGINLGEVDFTNVKATISNEKINIKATMVYKKTPFTVTFPINLDTSLKVKNDKILLTNLKFASDSENDDFTFITNSIALNNISIFDLKTVEKEDSDINIKKIKIVDDKIFIEGTFWQQQNTTL, from the coding sequence ATGAAAAAAATTTCTATTATATTTGCTTTTGTAATTGTTTTCAGCATGTTTTTTCAGATTATAGCTTTTTCTTCACCAAATCCTGCACCAAATTCTTGCTCATCAGGGGCTTATCCGATAAGCAGTACTTTTTCTCGAGGAATTCAAAAGGTTTTTGGACTTAATCTTCTTACAACATGGGCTGCCGAATTTGCAATAAAAAATCAAATCTCAAGATTAATACAGAAAGGCAGTGTAAAGGTAAATGTTAAAGCTTACAGCGCAGGGGATTTGATTGCAGGAAAAGTTAAAGGCTTTGAAATAACAGGAAAAAATATTGTTTATAATGATGTTTATGTTTCATCTGTAAAAGCTCAAAGCTTATGCGATTTTACATACTTTGATTATAAAAAAAATCCGGCTATGCTTGGCAGTCCTCTTTTTGTAAAATATAATGCGGAAATCACAAATAAAGATTTCCAAAAAATATTCTCATCCGATACTATTAAAGACTCTTTACAGGGAATAAAAATCAATGCAAGCGGTATAAATCTGGGTGAAGTTGATTTTACTAATGTTAAAGCAACTATAAGCAACGAAAAAATCAATATAAAAGCCACTATGGTTTATAAAAAAACGCCTTTCACTGTTACATTCCCTATAAATCTTGATACTTCATTAAAAGTTAAAAACGATAAAATTCTTCTTACAAATTTAAAATTTGCATCTGATTCGGAAAATGATGACTTCACCTTCATCACAAATTCAATAGCACTGAACAATATCAGCATTTTTGACCTGAAAACAGTTGAAAAAGAAGACTCTGACATAAACATCAAAAAAATAAAAATTGTTGATGATAAAATTTTTATAGAAGGTACTTTCTGGCAACAACAAAATACAACTTTATAA
- a CDS encoding GerMN domain-containing protein — MKNSKNLLILAISLLIAIVCLITAFFLLNKNEKLTDKNSVSVYFVEYCKQNSQSSGAKTINNVPDSSVTKENQIKDFCLTAVRRKFSLNESKFSTAIKELLKGPSQEEKREGLYTEIPATTKLIEIKENPKALIINLSKDFESGGGSTSMSMRFKQLVNTALDAAKSKPVYLELNNRKVDFIGGEGVIVSQPLSRN, encoded by the coding sequence ATGAAAAACTCTAAAAATCTTTTAATTCTGGCAATTTCCTTGTTAATAGCAATAGTATGTTTGATTACTGCTTTCTTTTTGTTAAATAAAAATGAAAAATTAACAGACAAAAATTCCGTTTCTGTTTACTTTGTAGAATATTGCAAACAAAATTCACAAAGCAGTGGGGCAAAGACAATAAACAATGTCCCCGATTCATCAGTCACTAAAGAAAATCAAATAAAAGATTTTTGTCTTACCGCGGTAAGACGAAAGTTTTCTCTTAATGAATCAAAATTTTCGACTGCTATAAAAGAACTTTTAAAAGGTCCTTCTCAAGAAGAAAAAAGAGAGGGGCTCTATACAGAAATTCCTGCGACCACAAAGCTTATAGAAATAAAAGAAAACCCGAAAGCTCTTATAATAAATCTTTCAAAAGATTTTGAATCAGGCGGCGGCTCTACTTCAATGAGTATGAGGTTTAAACAGCTGGTGAATACAGCTCTTGATGCGGCTAAAAGCAAACCCGTTTATTTAGAGCTGAATAACAGAAAAGTCGATTTTATCGGCGGAGAAGGCGTGATTGTTTCTCAGCCTTTATCAAGGAATTAA
- the queA gene encoding tRNA preQ1(34) S-adenosylmethionine ribosyltransferase-isomerase QueA: MLSSDFDYVLPEELIAQFPSEKRDESSLMVLDKQNKTVEHKKFFDIVDFLDKNDVLVLNNTRVIPARLFGKKSTGARIEIFLLEKKTENKWEVLIKPSKRVSAGTIIEFSEELKAKIIERLPNDKWLVEFIFEGIFNEILSKIGNIPLPPYIERQLTDEAIKKLDFERYQTVYAKNPGSVAAPTAGLHFTEEILEKLGQKGVEVCYVTLNVGLGTFRPVKTEKILDHQMDREFYEIPETTAEVINKAKAQGKNIVAVGTTTVRTLESAFRTNGEISETSGWSQMFIYPGYKFNVTDKLITNFHLPKSTLLMLVSALAGKDFILEVYKEAIEKKYRFYSYGDCMFIK; this comes from the coding sequence ATGCTTTCAAGTGATTTTGATTATGTTTTGCCTGAGGAATTAATTGCCCAGTTCCCTTCCGAGAAAAGGGATGAATCAAGCCTGATGGTTTTAGATAAGCAAAATAAAACTGTTGAACACAAAAAATTCTTCGATATAGTTGATTTTCTTGATAAAAATGACGTTCTTGTTCTAAATAACACACGGGTAATTCCTGCGCGTCTTTTTGGAAAAAAATCTACAGGCGCACGAATAGAAATTTTTCTTTTGGAGAAAAAAACAGAAAACAAATGGGAAGTTTTAATTAAACCTTCAAAAAGAGTTTCAGCGGGTACAATTATTGAATTTTCAGAAGAATTAAAGGCAAAAATCATTGAAAGACTGCCTAATGACAAATGGCTGGTTGAGTTTATTTTTGAAGGTATTTTTAATGAAATTTTGTCAAAAATCGGGAATATTCCGCTTCCTCCATATATTGAAAGGCAATTAACAGATGAAGCCATAAAAAAGTTGGATTTTGAAAGATATCAGACTGTTTACGCCAAAAATCCCGGTTCTGTTGCCGCTCCGACAGCAGGGCTGCATTTTACCGAGGAAATCCTTGAAAAACTCGGGCAAAAAGGTGTTGAGGTTTGCTATGTAACCTTAAACGTCGGGCTGGGGACTTTTAGACCTGTAAAGACAGAGAAGATACTTGATCATCAGATGGACAGGGAATTTTATGAAATTCCTGAGACCACCGCAGAAGTTATTAACAAAGCAAAAGCACAAGGAAAAAATATTGTCGCAGTCGGAACTACGACAGTAAGAACGCTTGAATCAGCTTTCAGGACGAACGGTGAAATTTCGGAAACTTCGGGGTGGAGTCAGATGTTTATTTACCCCGGGTACAAATTTAACGTGACAGACAAACTTATAACAAACTTCCACCTGCCTAAGTCAACTCTGCTTATGCTTGTTTCCGCCCTTGCAGGGAAAGATTTTATTCTCGAAGTTTATAAAGAAGCTATTGAAAAGAAATATCGGTTCTACAGTTATGGGGATTGCATGTTTATAAAATAG
- a CDS encoding AAA domain-containing protein, with translation MLQEASKVLSSAFKDSIIKKLSMYLHDCVSEEVKSSAFRNLNHDKGTKWFFIEGREALFSHPEKPLKIKSADSKLTELMVQSEVSKKDYQLIYGYLFLKGKSAESKKKEDYLTPLLYVPCRLERDGMDINCTTLEENISLNTSALVSLMNFDEDDETADHLFEGLIDYIPELPITEEKVKIFLNTLKAIVPDIEIVSDLSIEELMAQSLEKLTIIDTSAVVLTKRPTVSAGLMHELSLISEKQAGVFRETALAPIHEEFSGATKNKKTSKNHDHKNQKNDEKITITPLDFSDSQRQVIEAIKNNTLVTVFGPPGTGKSQTIVNLVSHLVGSGQTVLVASRMNKAVDVISERLNGFGAHLLCLRAGKPDYQKQLSFHLQDLISNKVDLDSNFESDVLTDVEDLHTLAKNKSELKQKCVKILELENKWNEALQEYKKIWEIQEDNKLIKKILSKPEIDQCKKFLNKIEQTFNKTGVLNFIYFKFLTYLLNKELGLADNSISAETVEKLKINLEEKELKENLKGIESLITKTGNLHQILENLNELRKKHKSTAVKILKNRRREALKSLIRDQYKRQRLIIHSKALIEKKKNLQNKILLQEDFNPMLQAFPCWAVTTQAISESLPLEPALFDVAIIDEASQCDIASCFPILFRAKKAIIVGDDKQLPHLSFLEKAKEQSFMSKYNIPDRYQLMWRFRSNSMFDVANYYSTASILLDEHFRSYPEIINFSNKEFYGGRIKAMKSRIPSEENESCLELNIIKNATVDLDSTRNMAEVEEIMKKVHDIILKDNENNPKKPTSIGIVSPFRGQVELIKKAVNQVLTGEIIKRHDIEVGTAHTFQGDERDIMLLSLTIAPNSHFQSIVFAQKPNLFNVAITRARKKLIAYISRPVESLPAGLIRNYLEYIQGLSSNSEQSRTIVPAKNNNFTVKDEIAKFLEEEGIRVFPDFEVAGFAVDFVISDEFNHMAVELNGFDLPDENASNENEDNSKLLKSLEKQEILERCGWKVARINSREWHYSKKACINKLKEMLIQISTTH, from the coding sequence ATGCTTCAGGAAGCTTCAAAAGTATTAAGTTCTGCGTTTAAAGACAGTATCATTAAGAAACTGTCTATGTATTTGCATGATTGTGTATCGGAAGAGGTTAAGTCATCTGCTTTTAGGAATTTAAATCACGATAAAGGCACTAAATGGTTTTTTATCGAAGGGCGGGAAGCTCTTTTTTCTCACCCTGAAAAACCTTTAAAAATTAAAAGCGCTGATAGCAAGCTGACAGAACTTATGGTTCAGTCGGAAGTTTCAAAAAAAGACTACCAGCTTATATATGGCTATTTGTTTTTAAAAGGGAAAAGTGCTGAAAGCAAAAAAAAAGAAGACTATCTAACACCGCTTTTATATGTGCCGTGCAGACTTGAAAGAGATGGTATGGATATAAACTGCACTACTCTTGAAGAAAACATTTCCTTAAACACAAGCGCACTTGTCAGCCTGATGAATTTTGATGAAGATGATGAAACAGCAGACCATCTCTTTGAAGGGCTTATTGATTATATCCCTGAGCTGCCAATAACCGAAGAGAAAGTAAAAATATTCCTGAATACTCTCAAGGCTATTGTTCCCGATATTGAAATTGTAAGTGATTTGTCAATTGAAGAATTAATGGCTCAATCACTTGAAAAGCTTACAATTATTGATACTTCTGCTGTAGTTCTTACCAAAAGACCTACTGTTTCCGCAGGATTGATGCATGAATTGAGCTTAATATCCGAAAAACAGGCTGGTGTTTTCAGGGAAACAGCACTTGCTCCGATTCATGAAGAATTTTCCGGTGCGACAAAAAACAAAAAAACTTCTAAAAATCATGACCACAAAAATCAAAAAAATGATGAAAAAATTACGATAACGCCACTGGACTTTAGTGACAGCCAGAGACAAGTCATTGAAGCAATAAAAAACAATACGCTGGTTACAGTCTTCGGACCTCCCGGAACAGGCAAATCGCAAACCATAGTGAATCTGGTTTCTCATCTTGTGGGCTCAGGACAGACAGTTCTCGTTGCTTCAAGAATGAATAAAGCTGTAGACGTTATAAGCGAAAGATTAAACGGTTTTGGCGCCCATCTGCTTTGTCTTAGAGCAGGAAAACCTGATTACCAAAAACAGTTAAGTTTTCATCTTCAGGATTTAATTTCTAACAAAGTAGACCTTGATTCAAACTTTGAATCAGACGTTTTAACTGATGTGGAAGACCTTCACACTCTTGCAAAAAACAAAAGCGAGCTAAAACAGAAATGCGTAAAAATTCTTGAGCTTGAAAATAAATGGAATGAGGCTCTTCAGGAATATAAAAAAATCTGGGAAATTCAAGAAGATAATAAATTAATTAAAAAAATTCTTTCCAAGCCTGAAATTGATCAATGCAAAAAATTTCTCAATAAAATTGAACAAACTTTTAACAAAACAGGAGTCCTGAATTTTATTTATTTTAAATTTCTTACTTATTTGTTGAATAAAGAGCTAGGGTTGGCTGATAATAGCATTTCTGCGGAAACTGTTGAAAAATTAAAGATCAATCTTGAAGAAAAAGAACTGAAAGAAAACTTAAAAGGAATTGAAAGTCTCATAACTAAAACGGGAAACCTCCATCAAATTCTGGAAAACCTAAATGAATTAAGAAAAAAACATAAATCAACAGCTGTTAAAATACTTAAAAACAGACGAAGAGAGGCTTTAAAATCTCTAATCAGAGATCAATACAAAAGACAAAGACTTATAATTCATTCAAAAGCACTTATAGAAAAGAAAAAAAATCTTCAAAATAAAATTTTACTTCAGGAAGATTTTAATCCAATGCTTCAGGCTTTTCCATGCTGGGCTGTTACAACTCAGGCAATATCAGAATCTTTGCCGCTTGAGCCGGCATTATTTGATGTGGCAATTATAGATGAAGCTTCTCAATGCGATATAGCAAGCTGTTTTCCTATCCTTTTCAGAGCAAAAAAAGCTATAATAGTAGGAGATGACAAACAGCTCCCGCATCTTTCATTCCTCGAAAAAGCCAAAGAACAATCTTTCATGAGCAAATATAATATTCCCGACAGATACCAGCTCATGTGGCGATTCAGGTCAAATTCAATGTTTGATGTGGCAAACTACTATTCAACCGCTTCTATTCTTCTTGATGAGCATTTTAGAAGCTATCCTGAAATCATAAATTTCAGCAACAAAGAGTTTTACGGCGGCAGAATCAAAGCAATGAAAAGCAGGATTCCTTCCGAAGAGAATGAAAGTTGTCTGGAGCTTAATATAATTAAAAATGCAACAGTTGATCTGGACAGCACCAGAAATATGGCTGAAGTCGAAGAAATTATGAAAAAAGTTCATGATATTATACTGAAAGACAATGAAAATAATCCTAAAAAACCAACTTCCATAGGAATTGTCTCCCCTTTCAGAGGGCAGGTCGAGCTTATTAAAAAAGCGGTCAATCAGGTTTTAACCGGCGAAATTATCAAAAGGCATGACATAGAAGTTGGAACAGCACATACTTTTCAAGGCGATGAAAGAGATATAATGCTTTTATCTCTTACAATCGCGCCTAATAGTCATTTTCAGAGTATTGTATTTGCGCAAAAACCGAATTTGTTTAACGTTGCAATAACAAGGGCAAGGAAAAAGCTTATAGCGTATATTTCCAGACCAGTTGAATCATTACCCGCGGGGCTTATAAGAAATTATCTTGAATATATTCAAGGTCTTTCAAGTAATTCAGAGCAATCAAGAACTATAGTTCCCGCTAAAAATAACAATTTTACTGTTAAAGATGAAATCGCAAAATTTCTTGAAGAAGAAGGAATCAGAGTATTTCCTGATTTTGAAGTTGCAGGGTTTGCAGTCGATTTTGTAATTTCTGATGAGTTTAATCATATGGCTGTTGAGCTGAACGGATTTGATCTGCCCGACGAAAACGCCTCAAATGAAAACGAAGATAACAGCAAACTCTTAAAATCCCTAGAAAAACAGGAAATTCTTGAACGCTGCGGCTGGAAAGTTGCAAGAATAAACTCAAGAGAGTGGCACTACAGCAAAAAAGCTTGTATAAACAAACTAAAAGAGATGCTGATACAAATATCAACAACTCATTAA
- a CDS encoding glycosyltransferase: MASKFRLLMTTDVKSEIWDYSLTLSRAILKYINADILMVSMGGKPTERQVEQSKDLNIKFQFTDFSPDFFIDNKSDDDISEIKTVFNSSIKEFDPHIVHLNHGYPNFDFNKPCVFACHENLLNKKIWNSNINRYSPLHENLFNYKQIINESFKKSDIITISSRFFAESIIKTYNFTKGIRIIYNGIDYKPYSGMPEIPTLLAFANLSDRNKNMNLILNIAYKLPDNIKIKVIGDAQPDRKLPKNIEFINNLSNFELQEVYKNSSIYLALSSDELNGLSSIQAAYSGCAILANNIPACKELWGDSAQIFEKDNINSLIRCINNLVENPNVLEVTSKNCQAKALSVFNSKRMAYEYINLYKNVLKKHQTSDKVSQENQKSRLSF; this comes from the coding sequence ATGGCTTCAAAATTCAGACTATTAATGACAACCGATGTAAAAAGTGAGATCTGGGATTATTCTTTAACTCTTTCCAGAGCTATTTTAAAATATATTAATGCCGATATCTTAATGGTTAGTATGGGCGGAAAACCAACAGAAAGGCAAGTTGAACAATCAAAAGATTTAAATATTAAGTTCCAATTTACAGATTTTTCTCCGGATTTTTTTATTGATAATAAATCTGACGATGATATTTCAGAGATAAAAACGGTTTTTAATAGCTCTATAAAAGAATTTGATCCTCATATTGTTCATCTTAACCATGGATACCCGAATTTTGATTTTAATAAACCATGTGTCTTTGCTTGTCATGAAAATTTGCTGAATAAAAAAATATGGAATAGCAATATAAACAGGTATAGTCCGTTGCACGAAAACCTTTTTAATTATAAACAAATCATAAATGAAAGTTTCAAGAAGTCTGATATTATTACAATTTCGTCAAGATTTTTTGCTGAAAGTATTATAAAAACTTATAATTTTACAAAAGGAATTAGAATTATTTATAATGGAATTGATTATAAGCCTTATTCAGGCATGCCTGAAATCCCAACTTTACTGGCATTTGCAAATTTGTCGGATCGCAATAAAAATATGAATCTTATTTTAAATATTGCTTATAAACTGCCTGACAATATAAAAATTAAAGTTATTGGCGATGCGCAACCTGATAGAAAATTGCCTAAAAATATTGAATTTATTAATAATTTGTCAAATTTTGAACTTCAGGAAGTTTATAAAAATTCTTCGATTTATCTTGCGTTATCAAGTGATGAATTAAACGGCCTATCTTCAATTCAGGCGGCATATTCAGGATGTGCTATTCTGGCAAATAATATTCCTGCATGTAAAGAATTATGGGGCGATAGCGCACAAATCTTTGAAAAAGATAATATCAATTCTTTAATTAGATGTATAAATAATCTGGTAGAAAACCCGAATGTCCTTGAAGTAACTTCTAAAAACTGTCAGGCAAAAGCTCTTTCAGTGTTTAATTCCAAAAGAATGGCGTATGAATACATAAATTTATATAAAAATGTTTTAAAAAAGCATCAAACATCAGATAAAGTCTCTCAAGAAAATCAAAAATCACGATTGTCTTTTTAA
- a CDS encoding UDP-glucose/GDP-mannose dehydrogenase family protein, which produces MRICVVGTGYVGLVAGACLAEMGNEVICVDNNEQKIKELLKGNIPIYEPGLEELIQANVRENRLNFTTNLVEAVNSSLICFIAVGTPQGDDGSCDLSYVFGVAEEIAKSMTDYKVIVNKSTVPVGTAEKVKNIVKSVTNCDFDVVSNPEFLKQGAAVDDFLKPDRVIIGSDSHKATEIMQELYSPFLRTGNPVIIMDVKSAEMSKYAANSFLATKISFINELANICEEIGADIEQVRIGMSSDRRIGSQFLFPGLGYGGSCFPKDVKALIKVANDSGVPSKILEAADNINKQQREIFTDKIFKYFGGDLKGKTFALWGLAFKPRTNDMREAPAFTIIQRLKDAGANIQAYDPKAMDEAKKIIGNSVEYAQNSYDALSNADALILVTEWNEFRRPDFERIKKLLKNPVIFDGRNQYDQKRMQERGFEYICIGKQPLSVPVEA; this is translated from the coding sequence ATGAGAATTTGTGTTGTAGGAACAGGATATGTAGGACTAGTCGCAGGAGCTTGCCTTGCAGAAATGGGCAATGAAGTTATCTGCGTAGACAATAACGAACAAAAAATAAAAGAATTGCTCAAAGGAAACATTCCTATCTATGAACCGGGTCTGGAAGAGTTAATTCAAGCAAATGTCAGAGAAAATCGTTTGAATTTTACCACCAATCTTGTAGAAGCGGTTAATAGTTCTCTTATATGCTTTATTGCTGTTGGAACACCTCAGGGAGATGACGGTTCCTGCGATTTAAGCTATGTATTTGGTGTAGCCGAAGAAATAGCAAAATCAATGACAGATTATAAAGTAATTGTAAATAAAAGCACGGTTCCTGTAGGCACGGCAGAAAAAGTTAAAAATATAGTGAAATCCGTAACAAATTGTGATTTTGATGTTGTTTCAAACCCTGAATTTCTTAAACAAGGAGCTGCGGTAGATGATTTCTTAAAGCCTGACAGAGTTATTATAGGTTCTGATTCGCATAAAGCTACAGAAATTATGCAGGAATTGTACAGTCCATTTTTAAGAACAGGAAACCCCGTTATTATAATGGATGTTAAATCGGCAGAAATGTCAAAATATGCTGCTAACTCATTTTTGGCTACAAAAATTTCTTTTATTAATGAACTGGCTAATATTTGCGAAGAAATAGGCGCAGATATAGAACAGGTCAGAATAGGAATGAGTTCCGACAGAAGAATCGGAAGCCAATTCCTATTTCCGGGGCTTGGTTATGGCGGTTCATGCTTCCCAAAAGACGTAAAAGCGCTTATCAAAGTTGCCAATGATTCGGGAGTTCCTTCAAAAATTCTTGAAGCTGCTGACAATATTAATAAACAACAAAGAGAAATCTTTACGGACAAAATTTTTAAATACTTTGGCGGTGATTTAAAAGGAAAAACTTTTGCTCTATGGGGTCTCGCATTTAAGCCAAGAACTAACGACATGAGAGAAGCTCCTGCTTTTACAATAATCCAAAGACTAAAAGACGCAGGTGCTAATATTCAGGCTTATGACCCAAAAGCTATGGATGAAGCTAAAAAAATCATCGGAAACTCTGTTGAATACGCTCAAAACAGTTACGATGCGCTATCAAATGCTGATGCCCTTATACTTGTTACTGAATGGAACGAATTCAGAAGACCTGATTTCGAAAGAATCAAAAAACTTCTTAAAAACCCTGTAATCTTTGACGGAAGAAATCAGTATGATCAAAAAAGAATGCAGGAAAGAGGTTTTGAATATATTTGCATAGGGAAACAGCCTCTTAGTGTGCCAGTTGAGGCTTAA